A section of the Salvelinus fontinalis isolate EN_2023a chromosome 33, ASM2944872v1, whole genome shotgun sequence genome encodes:
- the LOC129831529 gene encoding ATP-sensitive inward rectifier potassium channel 1-like: protein MVFGIQKLIQDHLVERRIRRTRLVTKDGRCNIEFGNVKYGNHFAFLVDFWTTFVEFRWRFVLFFFITSFTLSWFIFSLLWFWIAWNNGDLKWQNPSNDHTPCVWNVVGLTTAFLFSLETQTTIGYGVRVITPHCPGAVALIIIQTLIGALIHCFICGVIVSKISLPKKRAKTIAFSEMAVICPKKDFLCLIIRVANLRKTLMIGSQIYGKLLRTTVKPDGETIIMDQVNIEFMMDAGKDNLFFVCPLTLYHVIDKASPFFDMAEDTFHKQEFELVVFLDGTAETTSSACQVRTSFIPQEIMWGYNFLPIISRSKEGKYRVDFSNFSKVEAVTTAHCAYCFHNIVGHHLPSINGIDNGGFGVIGILE from the coding sequence ATGGTGTTTGGTATCCAGAAGCTCATCCAGGACCACCTGGTGGAGAGAAGAATCCGCAGAACTCGGCTGGTGACCAAAGATGGCCGCTGCAACATTGAATTTGGCAACGTGAAATACGGCAACCACTTTGCTTTCCTTGTGGACTTCTGGACAACCTTCGTGGAGTTCCGCTGGCGCTTTgtcctcttcttcttcatcaCCTCCTTCACCCTGAGCTGGTTCATCTTCAGCCTGCTGTGGTTCTGGATTGCCTGGAACAACGGGGATCTGAAGTGGCAGAACCCCTCAAACGACCACACCCCCTGTGTGTGGAACGTCGTCGGTCTCACTACAGCCTTCCTCTTCTCCCTAGAGACCCAGACCACCATCGGGTATGGTGTACGCGTCATTACCCCTCACTGTCCTGGTGCTGTAGCCCTCATCATTATCCAGACTCTCATAGGGGCCCTCATACACTGCTTCATATGTGGAGTCATCGTCTCCAAGATATCCCTCCCTAAGAAAAGAGCCAAGACCATCGCATTCAGTGAGATGGCTGTCATCTGTCCTAAGAAGGACTTCCTTTGCCTCATAATAAGAGTGGCCAACTTACGCAAGACCCTGATGATCGGGAGCCAAATCTACGGCAAGCTGTTGAGGACAACCGTCAAACCCGATGGGGAGACAATCATCATGGACCAGGTGAACATTGAGTTCATGATGGACGCTGGGAAGGACAACCTCTTCTTTGTGTGCCCTCTCACACTCTACCATGTGATTGACAAGGCTAGCCCTTTCTTTGACATGGCAGAGGACACCTTCCATAAACAGGAGTTTGAGCTGGTGGTCTTTCTGGACGGCACAGCCGAGACCACCAGCTCAGCCTGCCAGGTCAGGACTTCCTTCATCCCTCAGGAGATCATGTGGGGTTACAACTTCCTGCCCATCATCTCCCGCAGCAAAGAGGGCAAGTACAGAGTGGACTTCTCCAACTTCTCCAAGGTTGAGGCGGTGACCACTGCACACTGTGCCTACTGCTTCCACAACATAGTAGGACACCACCTCCCCTCCATTAATGGAATTGACAACGGTGGATTTGGAGTGATTGGTATCCTAGAATAA